The proteins below come from a single Bactrocera tryoni isolate S06 unplaced genomic scaffold, CSIRO_BtryS06_freeze2 scaffold_25, whole genome shotgun sequence genomic window:
- the LOC120780596 gene encoding 39S ribosomal protein L37, mitochondrial, which produces MRLTNKLCAQHLGWTFKKHWLVQGKRIPGDTGAVEEVIKNGVKLQSVTDLTKSEGHNQRERKYIGEEVINLNWNTKPSYLFGDNNILLKGIQQAVVLTNTIEEQSLPGCIQDSLERVQITGLCERSIKEAIMASNIFSADQEKLPKTRDNVRVGYNLRREYGIPNERKITILLNKLITECEKIAGRNINFQRRIIDQVNFNFTLPRNEETLLFRVKAEKFITSSRALASIKGKFDSELPNIYPLKSTISMPKEHLYSNKTISPFSRDINFHPHTIFVYFDNDKVANLHDVPVNLSQFQSRNMLKAFAVAAARAKQLYGNSDVEKLTRPIVVQSIQTDGRTFHFGVFQLNDLRSDDLGGAKNYWFHSSNLDLFEKCEYVSGRPKLIGFNKDVLRYLYAFYINS; this is translated from the exons atgCGGTTAACCAACAAATTATGCGCCCAACATCTAGGATGGACTTTCAAAAAACATTGGTTAGTTCAAGGGAAAAGAATACCAGGTGACACAGGAGCTGTTGAAGAAGTGATAAAGAATGGTGTTAAGTTACAAAGTGTTACTGATTTAACGAAATCTGAGGGGCATAACCAGCGAGAAAG AAAATATATTGGCGAGGAGGTTATTAATCTCAATTGGAACACAAAGCCGAGCTACTTATTTGGTGACAATAACATATTACTTAAGGGTATTCAGCAAGCTGTAGTGCTTACAAATACTATTGAAGAACAAAGTTTGCCGGGTTGTATACAGGATTCTTTAGAAAGAGTTCAAATAACTGGATTGTGCGAGCGCAGTATAAAAGAAGCAATTATggcttcaaatatattttcagcaGATCaagaaaagttgcccaaaacaAGGGATAATGTCCGTGTTGGATATAATCTCCGCCGAGAGTATGGTATaccaaacgaaagaaaaat TACgatattgttaaataaattgataACCGAATGCGAGAAGATTGCGGGCCGCAACATAAATTTCCAACGGCGCATAATTGACCaggtcaattttaattttactttgccTAGAAATGAGGAAACGTTACTCTTTCGGGTGAAAGCAGAGAAGTTCATTACATCAAGTCGAGCTTTGGCATCCATTAAAGGAAAATTCGATTCAGAATTACCAAATATATATCCCCTAAAAAGCACAATATCAATGCCAAAAGAGcatttatattcaaataaaacaattagtc CTTTTAGTCGCGACATAAATTTTCATCCTCATACAATATTCGTATATTTTGATAATGACAAAGTGGCAAACCTTCATGACGTCCCTGTAAACTTATCTCAATTTCAAAGTCGCAACATGCTTAAAGCATTTGCAGTAGCTGCAGCACGCGCTAAACAACTTTATGGt aattCTGACGTCGAGAAATTGACTAGGCCCATAGTTGTGCAAAGTATACAGACTGATGGCCGCACGTTTCACTTTGGTGTATTTCAACTAAATGACTTACGTTCCGATGACTTGGGAGGAGCTAAGAATTATTGGTTTCACTCATCCAATCTTgatctttttgaaaaatgcgAATACGTTTCTGGAAGGCCCAAATTAATAGGATTTAATAAGGATGTTTTGCGATATCTGTAcgcattttatataaattcttaA
- the LOC120780704 gene encoding uncharacterized protein LOC120780704, with translation MRTCPTVALEVILELTPLHQVIKQAANHTMLLIKTEWSDSTLERLLEDSTIQWYTDGSKTPEGIGAGIAGPRTTLSIPMGCFPNIFQAEVFAIGQCAEVNLSRNYCNQRIAILSDSQAALKAISSYEIKSLLVEECIESLNRLSLCNRVHLIWVPGHKGIEGNENADELARAAAASKVMGPEPFIAVGSHTFKELLRTERERHWQQSSGMRHAKLLLGGNLVAQKFGSTVVAQAP, from the exons ATGCGCACATGCCCCACTGTGGCGCTGGAAGTCATATtggagctcacaccgctgcacCAGGTGATAAAACAAGCAGCAAACCACACCATGCTGCTTAT CAAGACGGAGTGGAGCGATTCCACGCTGGAAAGACTGCTGGAAGACAGTACCATTCAGTGGTACACTGATGGCTCAAAAACACCGGAGGGTATTGGGGCAGGTATTGCGGGACCGCGTACTACGCTGTCCATACCAATGGGCTGCTTCCCAAATATCTTCCAGGCTGAAGTTTTTGCCATAGGTCAGTGCGCTGAAGTCAACCTCAGCCGCAACTATTGCAACCAGCGTATAGCTATTCTCAGtgatagccaagcggcactaAAGGCGATTTCATCatatgagatcaaatcgcttttagtTGAGGAATGCATAGAAAGTCTAAACCGCCTGTCCTTGTGCAACcgggtgcacctaatttgggtgccaggGCACAAAGGAATAGAAGGAAACGAGAATGCCGACGAACTGGCCCGCGCTGCGGCAGCGTCCAAGGTGATGGGACCAGAACCATTCATAGCGGTAGGATCCCACACttttaaggagctgctccgcacggagAGAGAACGGCATTGGCAACAATCGTCAGGCATGCGCCACGCCAAACTGCTACTAGGGGG